A genomic window from Brassica oleracea var. oleracea cultivar TO1000 chromosome C8, BOL, whole genome shotgun sequence includes:
- the LOC106307150 gene encoding probable pectate lyase 18: MQTTKLFISIVSFLLYAHLILSSPVPDPEAIVEEVHKSINASVAGRRKLGYLSCTTGNPIDDCWRCDPHWETNRQRLADCAIGFGKNAIGGRDGRIYVVTDSGNDDPVTPKPGTLRHAVVQDEPLWIIFQRDMTIQLKEELIMNSFKTIDGRGASVHIAGGPCITIQYVTNIIIHGIHIHDCKPGGNAMVRSSPRHYGWRTISDGDGVSIFGGSHVWVDHCSLSNCEDGLIDAIMGSTAITLSNNYMTHHDKVMLLGHSDTYTRDKNMQITIAFNHFGEGLVQRMPRCRHGYFHVVNNDYTHWEMYAIGGSADPTINSQGNRFLAPDIRFSKEVTKHEDAPESEWKSWNWRSSGDLLLNGAFFTPSGGATSSSYAKASSLGARPSSLVGPLTVGSGALNCRKGSRC, from the exons ATGCAGACGACGAAGCTCTTTATCTCCATAGTCTCCTTTCTTCTCTATGCTCATTTGATCTTATCTTCACCAGTACCAGACCCAGAAGCTATCGTCGAAGAAGTTCACAA GAGCATTAATGCGTCGGTTGCTGGAAGAAGGAAGCTAGGTTACCTCTCATGCACCACTGGTAACCCTATCGACGACTGTTGGCGATGCGACCCACACTGGGAGACCAACCGTCAGCGTCTCGCAGACTGCGCCATAGGGTTCGGCAAGAACGCTATCGGCGGCCGAGACGGTCGTATCTACGTGGTGACAGACTCAGGAAACGACGACCCAGTGACCCCCAAACCCGGAACGTTAAGACACGCCGTAGTTCAAGACGAGCCACTATGGATCATTTTCCAACGAGACATGACCATTCAGCTCAAAGAAGAGCTGATCATGAACTCTTTCAAGACCATAGACGGTCGTGGCGCGTCAGTACACATCGCTGGTGGGCCATGCATTACGATCCAGTACGTGACTAACATCATCATCCATGGTATCCATATCCATGATTGTAAGCCAGGTGGTAACGCTATGGTGCGGAGCTCACCACGGCATTACGGGTGGAGAACGATATCGGACGGTGACGGTGTCTCCATCTTTGGAGGAAGTCATGTTTGGGTTGACCATTGTTCACTATCTAACTGCGAAGACGGGCTTATTGATGCCATAATGGGCTCCACGGCTATTACTCTGTCTAACAATTATATGACGCATCATGACAAGGTCATGTTGCTTGGTCATAGTGACACTTACACTCGTGACAAGAACATGCAAATCACCATTGCTTTTAACCATTTTGGTGAAGGCCTTGTTCAAAGAATGCCAAG GTGTAGACATGGGTACTTCCATGTGGTGAACAACGACTATACGCATTGGGAGATGTATGCTATTGGTGGAAGTGCTGACCCTACAATCAATAGTCAAGGGAACAGATTTTTGGCCCCGGATATTAGATTTAGCAAAGAAGTGACTAAGCATGAGGACGCCCCAGAGAGTGAGTGGAAGAGCTGGAACTGGAGATCCTCTGGTGATTTATTGCTAAACGGTGCGTTTTTTACGCCTTCCGGTGGTGCTACCTCGTCTAGCTATGCCAAGGCTTCGAGTCTTGGCGCTAGACCGTCTTCTCTCGTTGGACCGTTGACGGTTGGTTCTGGTGCATTGAATTGCCGTAAGGGTTCCCGTTGCTGA
- the LOC106311892 gene encoding uncharacterized protein LOC106311892, whose protein sequence is MDSTTALVVKVSYGGVLRRFRVSVNANGQLDLDMAALRGKIASLFNLSVDADFSLTYSDEDGDVVALVDDNDLFDVTNQRLKFLKIHVQSNTNSVAPTASAMPNRVNPVSQIQKGIDDVLTAVPNPVPETISKVYIDLASKEASSSPVVGELFDCISKLGTLSGPQEGSLLSPVAIPVLSGPYPSREVPSFGEMKKSQPGRKPADLNEPTGFAVSKTSGPVPTSSGLGPSFNECPFSGSTANRSGPNPSNFKKHTRRVCHNKKSSNGDYWTSLGVFHKGIRCDGCGVLPITGPRFKSKVKEDYDLCTICFSVMGNEEDYTRMDKPASFQHSHPFGGQLTPISNPWVGHVPQPQHGGLLLRCTRPKLDSRFVLDVNVLDGTRFAPSAQFTKIWKMRNNGSLVWPHGTRIVWIGGDRLNNSLSVDLQIPVEGAPLDSELDVKVDCVAPELPGRYISYWRMASSSGAKFGQRVWVLIHVDASLENCVVNKFHGLNLNASPDENFSSELTGINVNHEPAQAGSSSVNSEVVKGADLEGEAAVSKVAEKDDLPVGEVEPATLTPSSSSSSFNMIEFPNMPAVEALGGGGSSSTKDIPVDLQEGIEKNDVEICMLKELEEMGFKEIDLNKEILRENEYDLEQSVDALCGVSEWDPILEELQEMGFCDDVTNKKLLKKNNGSIKGVVMDLLTGEKEA, encoded by the exons ATGGATTCCACTACTGCCCTCGTCGTCAAG GTGAGCTATGGAGGTGTGCTTAGGCGCTTCAGGGTGTCTGTCAACGCCAATGGACAGCTTGATCTTGACATGGCTGCTCTTAGGGGAAAGATTGCTTCTCTGTTTAACCTCTCCGTTGATGCTGACTTCTCTCTGACTTACTCTGATGAAGATGGTGATGTGGTGGCTTTGGTCGATGACAATGACTTGTTTGATGTCACGAATCAGCGCCTTAAGTTCTTGAAGATTCATGTGCAGTCCAACACTAACTCTGTTGCTCCAACAGCTTCGGCCATGCCTAATAGAGTAAACCCAGTTTCCCAAATCCAGAAGGGTATCGATGATGTTCTCACGGCTGTACCTAACCCCGTGCCTGAAACCATATCCAAGGTGTATATTGACCTTGCGTCTAAAGAGGCATCTTCTAGCCCTGTTGTCGGTGAGCTGTTTGATTGCATCTCCAAGCTAGGGACACTCTCTGGTCCTCAGGAAGGTAGTCTTTTATCACCTGTTGCTATTCCCGTTCTTTCGGGTCCTTACCCGAGCAGGGAGGTTCCTTCCTTTGGTGAAATGAAGAAGAGCCAACCCGGGAGAAAACCTGCTGATCTTAATGAACCAACTGGCTTTGCTGTTTCAAAGACTTCTGGTCCTGTACCAACCTCCTCTGGACTTGGTCCTAGTTTCAACGAGTGTCCCTTCAGTGGAAGTACCGCGAATCGCTCCGGTCCAAATCCAAGCAACTTCAAAAAGCATACCCGGCGTGTATGTCACAACAAAAAGAGCAGCAATGGTGATTACTGGACCTCACTGGGTGTCTTCCATAAGGGCATCCGCTGTGATGGATGTGGAGTTCTTCCAATAACCGGGCCTAGGTTTAAGTCTAAAGT CAAAGAAGACTATGATCTTTGCACCATCTGCTTTTCGGTGATGGGTAACGAAGAGGATTACACAAGGATGGATAAGCCAGCCTCATTTCAACATTCACATCCCTTTGGAGGACAACTTACCCCA ATCTCGAACCCTTGGGTGGGCCATGTGCCACAACCACAACATGGAGGTTTACTCCTCAGGTGCACTCGGCCTAAGCTTGACAGCCGCTTTGTGCTTGATGTGAATGTACTTGATGGGACACGTTTTGCTCCATCTGCTCAGTTCACTAAGATATGGAAAATGAGGAACAATGGTTCGCTGGTGTGGCCACATGGCACACGGATAGTCTGGATCGGTGGTGACAGACTCAACAACTCATTGTCAGTTGATTTACAG ATTCCAGTGGAGGGAGCGCCTCTCGACAGTGAGCTGGACGTGAAAGTTGATTGTGTTGCACCAGAGTTACCTGGTCGATACATTTCTTATTGGAGGATGGCTTCCTCTAGTGGTGCCAAGTTTGGGCAACGTGTTTGGGTGTTGATACAT GTTGATGCATCCTTGGAAAATTGCGTTGTGAATAAGTTTCATGGACTGAACTTGAATGCCTCCCCTGATGAGAACTTTTCAAGCGAATTAACAGGGATCAATGTGAATCATGAGCCAGCTCAAGCTGGCAGCTCCAGTGTTAACTCTGAGGTAGTGAAAGGTGCTGATCTAGAAGGAGAAGCAGCTGTATCAAAAGTCGCAGAAAAAGATGACCTGCCGGTTGGTGAAGTTGAGCCTGCTACTCTTACTCCATCTTCATCTTCGTCATCATTCAACATGATCGAGTTCCCAAACATGCCTGCTGTTGAGGCCTTGGGTGGTGGTGGTTCGTCATCCACAAAGGACATCCCTGTTGATCTTCAAGAGGGTATTGAGAAGAACGACGTGGAGATATGCATGCTCAAGGAGCTGGAGGAAATGGGTTTCAAAGAGATTGATTTGAACAAGGAGATCTTAAGGGAAAACGAGTACGACTTGGAGCAGTCTGTTGATGCTCTTTGTGGAGTTAGCGAGTGGGATCCTATCCTAGAGGAGCTTCAGGAAATG GGCTTCTGTGATGATGTGACGAACAAGAAGCTGCTGAAGAAGAACAATGGAAGCATTAAAGGCGTGGTGATGGACCTCCTCACTGGAGAGAAGGAGGCTTAA
- the LOC106311894 gene encoding 31 kDa ribonucleoprotein, chloroplastic-like has protein sequence MASSIVTSSFKPLAMADSSSSTIFSHPSLSIIYPRCSLLTNLPLSFSRVSLSLKAKTNLKKSPFVSFVAQNSDWEGEEGGDASASVAVEENDSEGEGDVSEGGDFPEPPEEAKLFVGNLAYDVDSQALAMLFEQAGTVEIAEVIYDRETDQSRGFGFVTMSSVEEAETAVEKFNRYDLNGRLLTVNKAAPRGSRPERQPRVYEPAFRVYVGNLPWDVDNGRLEQVFSEHGKVVEARVVYDRETGRSRGFGFVTMSNETELNDAIAALDGQNMEGRAIRVNVAEERPRRGF, from the exons ATGGCTTCTTCAATAGTAACCTCAAGCTTCAAGCCCTTAGCCATGGCGGACTCTTCCTCTTCCACCATCTTCTCTCACCCTTCACTCTCCATCATCTACCCTCGCTGCTCCTTGCTAACTAACCTGCCGCTCTCTTTCTCCCGCGTCTCCCTATCTCTCAAAGCCAAAACCAACCTAAAGAAGTCGCCTTTCGTCTCCTTCGTTGCTCAGAATTCTGATTGGGAGGGGGAAGAAGGTGGGGATGCGAGCGCTTCGGTCGCCGTTGAGGAGAACGATTCCGAAGGGGAAGGTGATGTGAGCGAAGGAGGTGACTTCCCGGAGCCACCGGAAGAAGCGAAGCTCTTCGTGGGAAACTTGGCGTACGATGTTGATAGCCAAGCCTTGGCTATGCTCTTTGAGCAAGCCGGTACCGTTGAAATCGCTGAG GTTATCTACGATAGGGAGACTGACCAGAGCCGTGGGTTTGGATTTGTGACAATGAGTAGTGTGGAAGAAGCTGAGACTGCTGTCGAGAAGTTCAACCGTTAT GATCTGAACGGAAGGCTCCTGACAGTAAACAAGGCAGCACCGAGAGGATCACGTCCAGAACGCCAACCGCGGGTATACGAACCTGCATTCAGAGTCTATGTTGGAAACCTACCATGGGATGTGGACAATGGTCGTCTAGAACAAGTTTTCAGCGAGCATGGCAAAGTTGTGGAAGCTCGTGTGGTCTACGACCGTGAGACTGGTCGTTCACGTGGGTTCGGTTTTGTCACTATGTCTAACGAGACTGAACTCAACGACGCTATCGCTGCTCTTGATGGACAG AACATGGAAGGTAGAGCAATCAGAGTGAATGTAGCGGAGGAGCGTCCAAGGCGTGGATTTTAA